One window of the Magnolia sinica isolate HGM2019 chromosome 19, MsV1, whole genome shotgun sequence genome contains the following:
- the LOC131235154 gene encoding transcription factor TGA2 isoform X3 has product MRRQFFSCMAGNRVGAESGLSDSGPSNQHITYGILHGIAPPPSTNLFDQHGSAYEFGELEEALMPKLLQGAGIRSDEDRKSAFFSIRPPTLEIFPSWPMRYQQTQRSAESTDSGSAQNTVSHLEPESPISKKASDQSSEQPQQQPQQAEMASDASRSGPPNQIQPKTTEKTLRRLAQNREAARKSRLRKKAYVQQLETSRIKLTQLEQDLQRARSQGLFMGGGGGGAAGANISSGAAIFDVEYARWLEEDHRHMSELRAGLQAHLSDSDLRFILDGCLSHYDEIFRLKGVAAKADVFHLITGMWTTPAERCFLWMGGFRPSELLKILIPQLDPLTDQQLMGICSLQQSSQQAEEALSQGLDQLQHSLTDTIASGSLSEGTNVADYMGHMTIALGKLSNLEGFVRQADNLRQQTLHQMPRILTVRQAARCFLAIGEYYSRLRALSSLWSSRPRESMIVDDNVCQTSTDLQMVQSAHNHFSSF; this is encoded by the exons ATGAGAAGACAGTTTTTTTCATGCATGGCTGGTAATAGAGTTGGAGCAGAGTCTGGTCTGTCAGACTCAGGACCTTCAAATCAACACATAACTTATGGAATCCTTCATGGAATCGCTCCACCTCCTTCCACCAATCTCTT TGATCAGCATGGATCTGCCTATGAATTTGGGGAGCTGGAAGAAGCTCTCATGCCAAAACTACTTCAAGGAGCTGGTATTAGAAGTGATGAAGACAGGAAAT CAGCTTTTTTCAGCATCAGGCCTCCTACTCTGGAAATCTTCCCTTCATGGCCAATGAGATACCAGCAGACTCAAAGG TCAGCTGAGAGTACTGATTCAGGATCTGCTCAGAATACTGTGTCCCACCTAGAACCAGAATCTCCAATCAGTAAAAAGGCATCAGATCAGTCATCAGAGCAACCACAGCAGCAGCCACAGCAAGCGGAAATGGCCAGTGATGCCTCTAGATCAGGACCACCAAATCAGATACAACCCAAAACCACAGAAAAG ACATTGAGACGTTTAGCTCAGAACAGAGAAGCAGCCCGGAAGAGCAGACTGAGAAAAAAG gcaTATGTACAGCAGCTAGAAACAAGTAGAATAAAGCTTACTCAGTTAGAGCAAGATCTTCAAAGAGCCAGATCTCAG GGTCTATTCATGGGAGGAGGAGGAGGTGGTGCTGCGGGTGCAAATATCAGCTCCG GAGCTGCAATCTTCGACGTTGAATATGCGAGATGGTTGGAAGAGGATCATAGGCACATGTCAGAGCTCCGAGCTGGGTTGCAGGCCCACCTATCGGACAGTGATCTGAGATTCATATTGGACGGTTGCCTGTCTCACTACGACGAGATCTTCCGGCTCAAAGGCGTAGCTGCCAAGGCTGACGTCTTCCACCTCATCACAGGAATGTGGACCACGCCAGCTGAGCGTTGCTTTCTCTGGATGGGCGGTTTTCGACCGTCGGAACTGCTGAAG ATATTGATTCCACAGCTGGACCCACTGACCGATCAACAGCTCATGGGCATCTGTAGCCTCCAACAGTCATCACAGCAGGCCGAGGAAGCACTCTCGCAGGGCCTAGATCAGCTTCAGCACTCATTAACGGACACGATCGCAAGTGGGTCCCTAAGCGAAGGGACCAACGTTGCAGATTACATGGGCCACATGACAATTGCCCTAGGGAAGCTATCCAACCTAGAAGGCTTCGTTCGCCAG GCTGATAATCTGAGACAACAGACACTTCACCAGATGCCTCGAATCCTGACCGTCCGTCAAGCTGCCCGATGCTTTCTAGCCATTGGGGAGTACTATAGCCGGTTGCGGGCATTGAGCTCCCTCTGGTCTTCTCGGCCGCGAGA GAGCATGATCGTTGATGACAATGTGTGCCAAACATCCACGGATTTACAAATGGTCCAATCTGCCCACAATCATTTTTCGAGCTTTTGA
- the LOC131235154 gene encoding transcription factor TGA2.2 isoform X2, protein MRRQFFSCMAGNRVGAESGLSDSGPSNQHITYGILHGIAPPPSTNLFDQHGSAYEFGELEEALMPKLLQGAGIRSDEDRKSFFSIRPPTLEIFPSWPMRYQQTQRSAESTDSGSAQNTVSHLEPESPISKKASDQSSEQPQQQPQQAEMASDASRSGPPNQIQPKTTEKRKGGDKTLDAKTLRRLAQNREAARKSRLRKKAYVQQLETSRIKLTQLEQDLQRARSQGLFMGGGGGGAAGANISSGAAIFDVEYARWLEEDHRHMSELRAGLQAHLSDSDLRFILDGCLSHYDEIFRLKGVAAKADVFHLITGMWTTPAERCFLWMGGFRPSELLKILIPQLDPLTDQQLMGICSLQQSSQQAEEALSQGLDQLQHSLTDTIASGSLSEGTNVADYMGHMTIALGKLSNLEGFVRQADNLRQQTLHQMPRILTVRQAARCFLAIGEYYSRLRALSSLWSSRPRESMIVDDNVCQTSTDLQMVQSAHNHFSSF, encoded by the exons ATGAGAAGACAGTTTTTTTCATGCATGGCTGGTAATAGAGTTGGAGCAGAGTCTGGTCTGTCAGACTCAGGACCTTCAAATCAACACATAACTTATGGAATCCTTCATGGAATCGCTCCACCTCCTTCCACCAATCTCTT TGATCAGCATGGATCTGCCTATGAATTTGGGGAGCTGGAAGAAGCTCTCATGCCAAAACTACTTCAAGGAGCTGGTATTAGAAGTGATGAAGACAGGAAAT CTTTTTTCAGCATCAGGCCTCCTACTCTGGAAATCTTCCCTTCATGGCCAATGAGATACCAGCAGACTCAAAGG TCAGCTGAGAGTACTGATTCAGGATCTGCTCAGAATACTGTGTCCCACCTAGAACCAGAATCTCCAATCAGTAAAAAGGCATCAGATCAGTCATCAGAGCAACCACAGCAGCAGCCACAGCAAGCGGAAATGGCCAGTGATGCCTCTAGATCAGGACCACCAAATCAGATACAACCCAAAACCACAGAAAAG AGGAAAGGGGGAGACAAAACATTAGATGCCAAG ACATTGAGACGTTTAGCTCAGAACAGAGAAGCAGCCCGGAAGAGCAGACTGAGAAAAAAG gcaTATGTACAGCAGCTAGAAACAAGTAGAATAAAGCTTACTCAGTTAGAGCAAGATCTTCAAAGAGCCAGATCTCAG GGTCTATTCATGGGAGGAGGAGGAGGTGGTGCTGCGGGTGCAAATATCAGCTCCG GAGCTGCAATCTTCGACGTTGAATATGCGAGATGGTTGGAAGAGGATCATAGGCACATGTCAGAGCTCCGAGCTGGGTTGCAGGCCCACCTATCGGACAGTGATCTGAGATTCATATTGGACGGTTGCCTGTCTCACTACGACGAGATCTTCCGGCTCAAAGGCGTAGCTGCCAAGGCTGACGTCTTCCACCTCATCACAGGAATGTGGACCACGCCAGCTGAGCGTTGCTTTCTCTGGATGGGCGGTTTTCGACCGTCGGAACTGCTGAAG ATATTGATTCCACAGCTGGACCCACTGACCGATCAACAGCTCATGGGCATCTGTAGCCTCCAACAGTCATCACAGCAGGCCGAGGAAGCACTCTCGCAGGGCCTAGATCAGCTTCAGCACTCATTAACGGACACGATCGCAAGTGGGTCCCTAAGCGAAGGGACCAACGTTGCAGATTACATGGGCCACATGACAATTGCCCTAGGGAAGCTATCCAACCTAGAAGGCTTCGTTCGCCAG GCTGATAATCTGAGACAACAGACACTTCACCAGATGCCTCGAATCCTGACCGTCCGTCAAGCTGCCCGATGCTTTCTAGCCATTGGGGAGTACTATAGCCGGTTGCGGGCATTGAGCTCCCTCTGGTCTTCTCGGCCGCGAGA GAGCATGATCGTTGATGACAATGTGTGCCAAACATCCACGGATTTACAAATGGTCCAATCTGCCCACAATCATTTTTCGAGCTTTTGA
- the LOC131235154 gene encoding transcription factor TGA2.2 isoform X1 — protein MRRQFFSCMAGNRVGAESGLSDSGPSNQHITYGILHGIAPPPSTNLFDQHGSAYEFGELEEALMPKLLQGAGIRSDEDRKSAFFSIRPPTLEIFPSWPMRYQQTQRSAESTDSGSAQNTVSHLEPESPISKKASDQSSEQPQQQPQQAEMASDASRSGPPNQIQPKTTEKRKGGDKTLDAKTLRRLAQNREAARKSRLRKKAYVQQLETSRIKLTQLEQDLQRARSQGLFMGGGGGGAAGANISSGAAIFDVEYARWLEEDHRHMSELRAGLQAHLSDSDLRFILDGCLSHYDEIFRLKGVAAKADVFHLITGMWTTPAERCFLWMGGFRPSELLKILIPQLDPLTDQQLMGICSLQQSSQQAEEALSQGLDQLQHSLTDTIASGSLSEGTNVADYMGHMTIALGKLSNLEGFVRQADNLRQQTLHQMPRILTVRQAARCFLAIGEYYSRLRALSSLWSSRPRESMIVDDNVCQTSTDLQMVQSAHNHFSSF, from the exons ATGAGAAGACAGTTTTTTTCATGCATGGCTGGTAATAGAGTTGGAGCAGAGTCTGGTCTGTCAGACTCAGGACCTTCAAATCAACACATAACTTATGGAATCCTTCATGGAATCGCTCCACCTCCTTCCACCAATCTCTT TGATCAGCATGGATCTGCCTATGAATTTGGGGAGCTGGAAGAAGCTCTCATGCCAAAACTACTTCAAGGAGCTGGTATTAGAAGTGATGAAGACAGGAAAT CAGCTTTTTTCAGCATCAGGCCTCCTACTCTGGAAATCTTCCCTTCATGGCCAATGAGATACCAGCAGACTCAAAGG TCAGCTGAGAGTACTGATTCAGGATCTGCTCAGAATACTGTGTCCCACCTAGAACCAGAATCTCCAATCAGTAAAAAGGCATCAGATCAGTCATCAGAGCAACCACAGCAGCAGCCACAGCAAGCGGAAATGGCCAGTGATGCCTCTAGATCAGGACCACCAAATCAGATACAACCCAAAACCACAGAAAAG AGGAAAGGGGGAGACAAAACATTAGATGCCAAG ACATTGAGACGTTTAGCTCAGAACAGAGAAGCAGCCCGGAAGAGCAGACTGAGAAAAAAG gcaTATGTACAGCAGCTAGAAACAAGTAGAATAAAGCTTACTCAGTTAGAGCAAGATCTTCAAAGAGCCAGATCTCAG GGTCTATTCATGGGAGGAGGAGGAGGTGGTGCTGCGGGTGCAAATATCAGCTCCG GAGCTGCAATCTTCGACGTTGAATATGCGAGATGGTTGGAAGAGGATCATAGGCACATGTCAGAGCTCCGAGCTGGGTTGCAGGCCCACCTATCGGACAGTGATCTGAGATTCATATTGGACGGTTGCCTGTCTCACTACGACGAGATCTTCCGGCTCAAAGGCGTAGCTGCCAAGGCTGACGTCTTCCACCTCATCACAGGAATGTGGACCACGCCAGCTGAGCGTTGCTTTCTCTGGATGGGCGGTTTTCGACCGTCGGAACTGCTGAAG ATATTGATTCCACAGCTGGACCCACTGACCGATCAACAGCTCATGGGCATCTGTAGCCTCCAACAGTCATCACAGCAGGCCGAGGAAGCACTCTCGCAGGGCCTAGATCAGCTTCAGCACTCATTAACGGACACGATCGCAAGTGGGTCCCTAAGCGAAGGGACCAACGTTGCAGATTACATGGGCCACATGACAATTGCCCTAGGGAAGCTATCCAACCTAGAAGGCTTCGTTCGCCAG GCTGATAATCTGAGACAACAGACACTTCACCAGATGCCTCGAATCCTGACCGTCCGTCAAGCTGCCCGATGCTTTCTAGCCATTGGGGAGTACTATAGCCGGTTGCGGGCATTGAGCTCCCTCTGGTCTTCTCGGCCGCGAGA GAGCATGATCGTTGATGACAATGTGTGCCAAACATCCACGGATTTACAAATGGTCCAATCTGCCCACAATCATTTTTCGAGCTTTTGA